The Roseicyclus marinus genome has a segment encoding these proteins:
- a CDS encoding FAD-binding oxidoreductase: MTEIAERLAAILPAAALRAVTPSYLEEPRGRWQGQAAAIVAPGSVAEVAAVLRLCSDLRAPVIPYGGGTGLVGGQLAEDGTPPVILSMERMRVIRHFDAEAGTMIVEAGAILSEIHAAAEAEDWIFPLTLASQGSARLGGLLATNAGGVNVIRYGNARDLVLGVEAVLADGTVIDTLSPLRKDNTGYDLRHLLIGSEGTLGVITAASLRLFPKPAAVGAAMMVVPSPEAALGLLKLAQARVGPSLSAFELIGREGLMFLDEVGPETRQPFDPRPDWICLIDLGMGAGTSPEAALEELFAEAFEQDLVSDGVIAQSEAQRAEFWALRENIPAANRRIGAVSSHDISVPVAAVPRFIAEAPARIGAVGEFRLNCFGHMGDGNLHYNVFPMPGKSRADHENQRGAIKRAVHDLVQELGGSVSAEHGVGRLKVEDLERYGDPGKLKAMRAIKAALDPLGILNPGAVLRA, from the coding sequence ATGACCGAGATCGCCGAAAGACTGGCCGCGATCCTGCCGGCCGCAGCCCTGCGCGCGGTGACGCCGAGCTACCTGGAGGAGCCGCGCGGGCGCTGGCAGGGGCAGGCGGCGGCCATCGTGGCACCGGGATCGGTGGCGGAGGTCGCAGCCGTGCTGCGGCTGTGCAGCGACTTGCGCGCGCCGGTCATCCCCTATGGCGGGGGCACGGGGCTGGTGGGCGGGCAATTGGCCGAAGACGGCACGCCGCCGGTCATCTTGTCGATGGAACGGATGCGCGTGATCCGGCACTTCGATGCCGAGGCGGGCACGATGATCGTGGAGGCCGGCGCGATCCTCTCGGAGATCCATGCCGCCGCCGAGGCCGAGGATTGGATTTTCCCGCTCACGCTGGCCAGCCAGGGATCGGCGCGGTTGGGCGGGCTGTTGGCCACCAATGCGGGCGGGGTGAACGTGATCCGCTACGGCAATGCGCGCGATCTGGTGCTGGGGGTCGAGGCGGTGCTGGCCGATGGCACGGTGATCGACACGCTGTCGCCCCTGCGCAAGGACAACACGGGCTATGACCTGCGGCATCTGCTGATCGGCTCGGAGGGGACGCTGGGGGTGATCACGGCAGCCTCGCTCAGGCTTTTCCCGAAACCGGCGGCTGTGGGGGCCGCGATGATGGTCGTGCCCTCGCCCGAGGCGGCGCTGGGCCTGTTGAAACTGGCGCAGGCGCGCGTGGGCCCCTCGCTCTCGGCTTTCGAGCTGATCGGGCGCGAGGGGCTGATGTTTCTCGACGAGGTGGGGCCCGAGACGCGCCAGCCCTTCGATCCGCGCCCCGATTGGATCTGCCTGATCGATCTGGGCATGGGGGCGGGGACAAGCCCCGAGGCGGCGCTGGAAGAGCTGTTCGCCGAAGCCTTCGAGCAGGATCTGGTCAGCGACGGCGTGATCGCGCAATCCGAGGCGCAGAGGGCCGAATTCTGGGCGCTTCGGGAAAACATTCCGGCGGCCAACCGCCGGATCGGGGCGGTTTCCTCGCATGACATCTCGGTGCCTGTTGCCGCCGTGCCCCGCTTCATCGCGGAGGCCCCGGCACGGATCGGCGCGGTGGGGGAGTTCCGGCTGAATTGTTTCGGCCACATGGGCGACGGGAACCTGCATTACAACGTCTTTCCCATGCCCGGCAAATCGCGCGCCGATCACGAGAACCAGCGCGGCGCGATCAAGCGGGCGGTCCATGACCTGGTGCAGGAGCTGGGCGGGTCGGTCTCGGCGGAACACGGGGTCGGGCGGCTGAAGGTCGAGGACCTGGAGCGCTATGGCGATCCGGGCAAGCTCAAGGCGATGCGCGCGATCAAGGCGGCGCTGGACCCGCTGGGCATCCTGAACCCAGGCGCGGTGCTGCGGGCCTGA
- a CDS encoding SURF1 family protein translates to MGRMISVAVFGAVGIAILVSLGVWQLQRLGWKEGILAEIEARIADAPVALPEVPDAEADRYLPVAVSGRIGAEALRVLVSQRGIGAGYRLISVLETEGGRRVLLDRGVLPVADDLPAPPEGMVAVLGNLHWPEERDGFTPDNDVAGNIWFARDVGVMAAHLGTEPVLVIARALDPAEAGVTPLPVTSEGIPNDHLNYAVTWFLLALVWLGMTVFLLWRIRQRPD, encoded by the coding sequence ATGGGGCGGATGATCAGCGTTGCGGTCTTTGGGGCTGTGGGGATTGCCATCCTCGTGTCGCTGGGCGTGTGGCAGCTGCAGCGGCTGGGCTGGAAGGAAGGCATCCTGGCCGAGATCGAGGCGCGGATCGCGGATGCGCCCGTGGCCCTGCCCGAGGTGCCGGATGCGGAGGCCGATCGCTACCTGCCGGTCGCGGTTTCGGGGCGGATCGGGGCGGAGGCCTTGCGCGTTCTGGTGAGCCAGCGCGGGATCGGGGCAGGCTATCGGCTGATTTCGGTTCTGGAGACCGAGGGCGGGCGGCGCGTTCTCTTGGACCGGGGGGTGCTGCCGGTGGCCGATGACCTGCCCGCGCCGCCCGAGGGAATGGTTGCGGTTCTGGGCAATCTGCATTGGCCCGAGGAGCGCGACGGGTTCACGCCGGACAACGATGTCGCGGGCAATATCTGGTTCGCGCGGGATGTGGGTGTGATGGCCGCGCATCTGGGCACGGAGCCCGTGCTGGTGATCGCGCGCGCGCTCGATCCTGCGGAGGCCGGGGTGACGCCCCTGCCGGTGACGAGCGAGGGCATTCCCAATGATCACCTGAATTACGCGGTGACATGGTTTTTGCTGGCGCTGGTCTGGTTGGGGATGACAGTGTTTCTGCTCTGGCGTATCAGGCAGCGACCAGATTAG
- a CDS encoding cytochrome c oxidase assembly protein, whose protein sequence is MSETTAKLSNGQIVARCLGVIVLMGGLAWASVPFYDWFCRVTGFGGTTQVAEAGSETVLDQTIRVRFDASRARDMPWEFRAMQPHMDIRIGETGLAFYEAYNPTDEPIAGTASFNVAPFETGGYFVKIHCFCFELQVLQPGERVEMPVTFFVDPAILDDPEARGTPAITLSYTFHVTDIPEDYAALATPAPVAN, encoded by the coding sequence ATGAGCGAGACCACCGCCAAGCTGTCGAACGGCCAGATCGTCGCCCGCTGCCTGGGCGTGATCGTTCTGATGGGGGGGCTCGCCTGGGCCTCGGTGCCGTTCTACGACTGGTTCTGCCGGGTCACGGGCTTTGGCGGGACGACGCAAGTGGCGGAAGCGGGCAGCGAGACGGTGCTCGACCAGACGATCCGGGTGCGCTTCGACGCGAGCCGCGCGCGCGACATGCCCTGGGAATTCCGGGCGATGCAGCCGCATATGGACATCCGGATCGGGGAGACGGGGCTGGCGTTCTACGAGGCCTACAACCCGACCGACGAGCCCATCGCGGGCACGGCGAGCTTCAATGTCGCGCCCTTCGAGACGGGCGGATATTTCGTCAAGATCCATTGCTTCTGCTTCGAGTTGCAGGTGTTGCAGCCGGGCGAGCGGGTGGAGATGCCGGTGACATTCTTTGTCGATCCCGCCATTCTTGACGACCCGGAGGCCCGCGGCACGCCCGCGATCACCCTGTCCTACACGTTCCACGTGACGGACATCCCAGAGGATTATGCCGCGCTGGCCACCCCGGCCCCCGTGGCCAACTAG
- the cyoE gene encoding heme o synthase, whose amino-acid sequence MSDLTTNTTIQTAEGEARFGDYVALLKPRVMSLVVFTALVGLLVAPVPVDPMIGFTAILFIALGGGASGALNMWYDADIDAVMRRTAKRPVPAGKVTAGEALSLGMWLSAISVAMLGLATNWLAAGILAFTIFFYAVIYTMWLKRATPQNIVIGGAAGAFPPMIGWAAATGSVSLEAVLMFALIFMWTPPHFWALALFMKSDYHEAKVPMLTVTHGRAETRRQIWIYTVLLVPVALGLGLTSVAGPVYLAAAVVLNAIFLKGAWEIWRRAEEAAQADGYVVEKRFFRFSLYYLFLHFGALLADAGLRAWGVF is encoded by the coding sequence ATGAGCGACCTGACGACCAACACGACCATCCAGACCGCCGAGGGCGAGGCCCGGTTCGGCGATTACGTCGCGCTTTTGAAGCCGCGGGTGATGTCGCTGGTCGTCTTCACGGCGCTGGTGGGGCTGTTGGTGGCCCCCGTGCCGGTCGATCCGATGATCGGCTTCACCGCGATCTTGTTCATCGCGCTGGGCGGCGGGGCCTCGGGCGCGCTGAACATGTGGTATGATGCCGATATCGACGCGGTGATGCGCCGGACCGCCAAGCGCCCGGTGCCCGCGGGCAAGGTCACGGCGGGCGAGGCGCTGTCGCTGGGGATGTGGCTGTCGGCGATTTCGGTGGCGATGCTGGGGCTGGCGACCAATTGGCTGGCGGCGGGCATCCTGGCCTTCACCATCTTTTTCTACGCGGTGATCTACACGATGTGGCTCAAGCGCGCGACGCCGCAGAACATCGTGATCGGGGGGGCGGCCGGTGCCTTCCCGCCGATGATCGGCTGGGCGGCGGCGACGGGGTCGGTGAGCCTCGAGGCGGTGCTGATGTTCGCGCTGATCTTCATGTGGACGCCGCCGCATTTCTGGGCGCTCGCGCTGTTCATGAAGTCGGATTACCACGAGGCCAAGGTGCCGATGCTGACGGTCACCCATGGCCGCGCCGAGACGCGGCGGCAGATCTGGATCTACACGGTTCTGCTGGTGCCCGTGGCGCTGGGCCTGGGGCTGACGAGCGTGGCGGGCCCGGTTTACCTGGCGGCGGCGGTGGTTCTGAACGCGATCTTCCTCAAGGGCGCGTGGGAGATCTGGCGCCGGGCCGAGGAGGCCGCGCAGGCCGATGGTTATGTCGTGGAAAAGCGGTTCTTCCGCTTCTCGCTCTATTATCTGTTCCTGCATTTCGGTGCGCTGCTGGCGGATGCCGGGTTGCGCGCCTGGGGGGTTTTCTGA
- a CDS encoding M16 family metallopeptidase, whose protein sequence is MSVSVHTLSNGLRVVTEHMPGLESAALGLWVSAGGRHEAPEQNGVAHFLEHMAFKGTARRSALQIAEEIEDVGGYINAYTSREVTAYYARVLRQDVALALDLIADIVLNPVFDPREIEVERGVILQEIGQAADTPDDIIFDWLQEEAYPGQALGRTILGPAERVRAFDRGDFDRFVAEHYGAGQLILSAAGAVDHDEIVRLAEAAFGHLPASRPVVPEPAVFAGGERRVVKKLEQAHFTLALEAPGYRSDDIYTAQIYASALGGGMSSRLFQEIREKRGLCYTIYASVGSYDDTGMLTIYAGTSGKELPELVGLTVDELRRSAEDMSEAELARARAQMKAGLLMGLESPSSRAERLARLVAIWNRVPPLEETVARIDAVNLAWLRDHAGALVASGQAAMALYGPVAKAPELGRVRERLAA, encoded by the coding sequence GTGAGCGTCTCCGTCCATACATTGTCGAACGGTCTGCGGGTCGTGACCGAGCATATGCCGGGGCTGGAGAGCGCCGCGCTGGGCCTGTGGGTCTCGGCGGGGGGACGCCACGAGGCGCCCGAGCAAAACGGTGTCGCGCATTTCCTGGAACACATGGCGTTCAAGGGCACGGCGCGGCGCAGCGCGCTTCAGATCGCCGAAGAGATCGAGGATGTGGGCGGTTACATCAACGCCTATACGAGCCGCGAGGTGACGGCCTATTACGCGCGGGTGTTGCGGCAGGATGTGGCCCTCGCGCTCGACCTGATCGCCGATATCGTGCTGAACCCGGTGTTCGATCCGCGCGAGATCGAGGTGGAGCGGGGCGTGATCTTGCAGGAGATCGGGCAGGCCGCCGATACGCCCGACGACATCATTTTCGACTGGTTGCAGGAAGAGGCCTATCCGGGCCAGGCGCTGGGGCGCACGATCCTGGGGCCGGCGGAGCGGGTGCGGGCCTTTGACCGGGGGGATTTCGACCGGTTCGTGGCCGAGCATTACGGGGCGGGCCAGCTGATCCTGTCGGCGGCGGGCGCGGTCGATCACGACGAGATCGTGCGGCTGGCCGAGGCCGCCTTTGGCCATCTGCCGGCATCGCGGCCGGTGGTGCCGGAACCCGCCGTTTTCGCGGGTGGTGAGCGGCGGGTGGTGAAAAAGCTTGAACAGGCGCATTTCACCCTTGCGCTGGAGGCGCCCGGCTACCGGTCGGACGATATCTATACCGCCCAGATCTATGCCAGTGCGCTTGGCGGCGGCATGTCGTCGAGGCTGTTCCAGGAGATCCGGGAAAAGCGGGGCCTGTGCTACACGATCTATGCCTCGGTCGGGAGTTACGACGATACGGGGATGCTGACGATCTATGCCGGGACATCGGGCAAGGAATTGCCGGAGCTGGTGGGGCTGACAGTGGATGAATTGCGCCGCTCGGCCGAGGATATGAGCGAGGCCGAACTGGCCCGCGCTCGGGCGCAGATGAAGGCGGGGCTTTTGATGGGGCTGGAAAGCCCTTCGTCCCGGGCGGAGCGCCTGGCGCGGCTGGTGGCGATCTGGAACCGGGTGCCGCCGCTCGAGGAAACGGTTGCGCGGATCGATGCGGTCAATCTGGCGTGGCTCAGGGACCATGCGGGGGCGCTGGTCGCATCGGGGCAGGCGGCGATGGCGCTTTACGGGCCGGTGGCCAAGGCCCCCGAGCTGGGCCGGGTCAGGGAGCGTCTGGCGGCGTGA
- a CDS encoding cytochrome c oxidase subunit 3, translated as MAHAKNHDYHIINPSIWPLMAAGAAFVMLFGAVNWMHGGLPWMFAMGFVATLYVMFGWWADVVSESNAGDHTPVVRIGLRYGFIMFIMSEVMFFVAWFWAFFKHALYPMNEYVASAYVPPEIYAVDPFHLPLINTLILLLSGCAVTWSHHALVHGGPRKDVANGLIIGVVLGLIFTGLQAFEYYELIAHYGWSFGGDKFFATFFLATGFHGAHVIIGTIFLFVCWLRVLKGHFTAEKHIGFEAAAWYWHFVDVVWLFLFLAVYIWGQAVVIG; from the coding sequence ATGGCCCATGCCAAGAACCACGATTACCATATCATCAACCCGTCGATCTGGCCGCTGATGGCGGCCGGTGCGGCCTTTGTCATGCTCTTCGGGGCGGTGAACTGGATGCATGGCGGCCTGCCCTGGATGTTCGCCATGGGCTTTGTCGCCACGCTTTACGTCATGTTCGGCTGGTGGGCCGACGTGGTGTCGGAAAGCAATGCGGGCGATCACACGCCGGTGGTGCGGATCGGCCTGCGCTACGGCTTCATCATGTTCATCATGTCCGAGGTGATGTTCTTCGTCGCGTGGTTCTGGGCCTTCTTCAAGCATGCGCTCTACCCGATGAACGAATACGTGGCCTCCGCCTATGTGCCGCCGGAAATCTACGCGGTGGACCCGTTCCACCTGCCGCTGATCAACACGCTGATCCTGCTGTTGTCGGGCTGCGCCGTCACCTGGTCGCACCATGCGCTGGTCCATGGCGGCCCGCGCAAGGACGTGGCCAACGGTCTGATCATCGGCGTGGTGCTGGGCCTGATCTTTACCGGGTTGCAGGCGTTCGAATATTACGAGCTGATCGCGCATTACGGCTGGAGCTTTGGCGGCGACAAGTTCTTTGCCACCTTCTTTCTCGCCACCGGGTTCCATGGCGCGCATGTGATCATCGGGACGATCTTTCTGTTCGTCTGCTGGCTGCGGGTGCTGAAGGGCCATTTCACCGCCGAGAAGCATATCGGGTTCGAGGCGGCGGCCTGGTACTGGCATTTCGTCGATGTGGTCTGGCTGTTCCTGTTCCTGGCCGTCTACATCTGGGGCCAGGCGGTCGTGATCGGTTGA
- a CDS encoding GNAT family N-acetyltransferase, whose protein sequence is MLARKRHLRLETERLTLRLPRHADYRSWAALRDASHAFLTPWEPTWAPDHLSRKSFTGRVYWSQRALGQGSAVPLFIFRRADEVLLGAITLDNIRRGPAQAATLGYWIGEVHARQGYMREAIGAVVHYAFRELDLSRVEAACLPENAASRGVLEKAGFKYEGVAQSYLQIAGRWRNHVLYAHLRHDRRGRTEIG, encoded by the coding sequence ATGCTGGCGCGCAAACGGCATCTGCGGCTGGAGACCGAGCGGCTGACGCTGCGGCTGCCGCGCCATGCCGATTACCGGTCCTGGGCGGCGCTGCGCGATGCCTCGCACGCCTTCCTGACGCCCTGGGAGCCGACATGGGCCCCCGACCATCTGAGCCGCAAGAGTTTCACGGGACGGGTCTATTGGTCGCAACGGGCGCTGGGGCAGGGGAGCGCCGTGCCGCTCTTCATCTTTCGCCGCGCGGACGAGGTGCTGCTGGGGGCGATCACGCTCGACAATATCCGGCGGGGGCCTGCGCAGGCGGCGACGCTGGGCTATTGGATCGGCGAGGTCCATGCCCGCCAGGGCTACATGCGGGAGGCGATCGGGGCGGTGGTCCATTACGCGTTTCGCGAATTGGACCTGAGCCGGGTCGAGGCCGCCTGCCTGCCGGAAAACGCCGCCTCGCGCGGGGTGCTGGAAAAGGCGGGGTTCAAATACGAAGGCGTGGCGCAGAGCTATCTTCAGATCGCGGGGCGCTGGCGCAACCATGTGCTGTACGCGCATCTGCGCCATGACCGGCGCGGGCGGACCGAGATCGGGTGA
- the coxB gene encoding cytochrome c oxidase subunit II: MMLRKTLYGLWAGIGATLAAGAVAAQTAGLRDGLEIIGAPVPGATGFQPGVTELARDIRALDALLIVIMTAIVLFVTALLLWSVFRHNERANPTPATFTHNTKIEVTWTVVPLIILVVIGAFSLPVLFKQQTIPEADVVVKATGYQWYWGYEYPEHGIAYDSFMLTEEELADFGYSPDEHLLATDTAMVVPTGATVVVQVTAADVIHSWTVPAFGVKQDGVPGRLAELWFEVEEGQEGVYFGQCSELCGVNHAFMPITVFAVTQEEYDAWINGEAQEFASIGDMRAPGVIELASAE; the protein is encoded by the coding sequence ATGATGCTTCGCAAGACGCTGTACGGCCTTTGGGCCGGGATTGGTGCAACCTTGGCCGCGGGCGCTGTCGCAGCGCAGACCGCGGGCCTGCGCGACGGGCTCGAGATCATCGGGGCACCGGTGCCGGGGGCCACGGGCTTTCAGCCCGGTGTGACGGAACTGGCGCGCGATATCCGGGCGCTGGACGCCCTGCTCATCGTGATCATGACGGCCATCGTGCTGTTCGTGACCGCGCTGCTTTTGTGGTCGGTGTTCCGCCACAACGAGCGCGCCAACCCCACGCCCGCGACATTCACCCACAACACCAAGATCGAGGTGACCTGGACGGTCGTGCCGCTGATCATCCTGGTCGTGATCGGGGCCTTTTCGCTGCCGGTGCTGTTCAAGCAGCAGACCATCCCCGAGGCGGATGTCGTGGTGAAGGCCACCGGCTACCAGTGGTACTGGGGCTATGAATATCCCGAGCATGGCATCGCCTATGACAGCTTCATGCTGACCGAGGAAGAACTGGCCGATTTCGGCTATTCGCCCGACGAGCACCTGCTGGCGACCGATACCGCGATGGTGGTGCCGACCGGCGCGACCGTGGTGGTGCAGGTGACGGCGGCCGACGTGATCCATTCCTGGACCGTTCCGGCGTTCGGCGTGAAGCAGGACGGCGTTCCGGGCCGTCTGGCCGAATTGTGGTTCGAGGTCGAGGAAGGCCAGGAAGGCGTCTATTTCGGCCAGTGTTCGGAATTGTGCGGTGTGAACCACGCCTTCATGCCGATCACCGTCTTTGCCGTGACACAGGAAGAATACGACGCCTGGATCAACGGCGAGGCGCAGGAATTCGCGTCGATCGGCGACATGCGCGCGCCGGGCGTGATCGAGCTGGCCTCGGCCGAGTGA
- the metG gene encoding methionine--tRNA ligase — protein MARILITSAIPYINGIKHLGNLVGSQLPADLFARYKRARGDEVLFLCATDEHGTPAELAAAKAGKPVADYCAEMWAVQDALGRGFRLSFDHFGRSSSPQNHRLTQHFAGRLAEAGLIREVAEKQVYSNADGRFLPDRYIEGTCPNCGYDKARGDQCENCTKQLDPTDLINPRSAISGSTDLEVRETKHLYLRQSAMRDQLRAWIDSKTDWPILTTSIARKWLDDGDGLQDRGITRDLDWGIPVKKGDQDWPGMEGKVFYVWFDAPIEYIACAAEWVEAGKGPGSEKGWERWWRTDKGAEDVRYVQFMGKDNVPFHTLSFPSTILGSGEPWKLVDYIKSFNYLNYDGGQFSTSQGRGVFMDQALEILPADYWRWWLLSHVPETSDTEFTWEAFQQDVNKDLADVLGNFVSRITKFCRSKFGETVPEGGSYGPQEAALIADLDTRLRRYEAHMDAIEIRKAAAELRAIWVAGNEYLQSAGPWTVFKEDPVRAAAITRLALNLIPFYAGLSAPFIPDAARTMADAMGMNPTWPESAETALAALKPGQAFTVPDVLFAKIDDATREDWAARFAGVRG, from the coding sequence ATGGCACGCATCCTCATCACCTCGGCGATCCCCTATATCAACGGGATCAAGCACCTGGGCAATCTGGTGGGCAGCCAGCTGCCCGCCGATCTCTTCGCCCGCTACAAGCGCGCCCGCGGCGACGAGGTGCTGTTTCTCTGCGCCACCGACGAACACGGCACCCCCGCCGAGCTTGCCGCCGCCAAGGCCGGCAAACCCGTGGCCGACTACTGCGCCGAGATGTGGGCCGTGCAGGACGCGCTCGGGCGCGGCTTCCGGCTGTCCTTCGACCATTTCGGCCGCTCCTCCTCGCCCCAGAACCACCGCCTGACCCAGCATTTCGCGGGCCGTCTGGCCGAGGCCGGCCTGATCCGCGAAGTCGCCGAGAAACAGGTCTATTCCAACGCCGACGGCCGCTTCCTGCCCGACCGCTACATCGAGGGCACCTGCCCCAATTGCGGCTATGACAAGGCGCGCGGGGATCAATGCGAGAATTGCACCAAGCAGCTCGACCCCACCGACCTCATCAACCCCCGCTCCGCGATCTCCGGCTCCACCGACCTCGAGGTGCGCGAGACCAAGCATCTCTACCTGCGCCAATCGGCCATGCGCGACCAGCTGCGCGCCTGGATCGACAGCAAGACGGACTGGCCGATCCTGACCACGTCGATCGCCCGCAAATGGCTCGACGATGGCGACGGGCTGCAGGATCGCGGCATCACCCGCGACCTCGACTGGGGCATCCCGGTGAAAAAGGGCGATCAGGATTGGCCGGGGATGGAGGGCAAGGTCTTCTACGTCTGGTTCGACGCCCCCATCGAATACATCGCCTGCGCCGCCGAATGGGTCGAGGCGGGCAAGGGCCCCGGATCGGAGAAAGGTTGGGAACGCTGGTGGCGCACCGACAAGGGCGCAGAGGACGTGCGCTACGTCCAGTTCATGGGCAAGGACAACGTGCCCTTCCACACGCTCTCCTTCCCCTCCACGATCCTCGGCTCGGGCGAGCCGTGGAAGCTCGTCGATTACATCAAATCCTTCAACTACCTGAATTATGACGGCGGCCAGTTCTCCACCAGCCAGGGGCGCGGCGTCTTCATGGACCAGGCGCTCGAGATCCTGCCCGCCGATTACTGGCGCTGGTGGCTCCTGTCCCATGTCCCCGAAACCTCGGACACGGAATTCACCTGGGAGGCGTTCCAACAGGACGTGAACAAGGACCTCGCCGATGTCCTTGGCAATTTCGTGAGCCGGATCACCAAGTTCTGCCGCTCCAAATTCGGCGAGACCGTGCCCGAGGGCGGCAGCTACGGCCCGCAGGAGGCGGCGCTCATCGCCGATCTGGACACCCGCCTGCGCCGCTACGAGGCGCATATGGACGCGATCGAGATCCGCAAGGCCGCGGCCGAGCTGCGCGCGATCTGGGTCGCAGGCAACGAATACCTGCAATCGGCAGGCCCCTGGACCGTGTTCAAGGAAGACCCCGTCCGCGCCGCAGCCATCACGCGGCTCGCGCTGAACCTCATCCCCTTCTATGCGGGCCTCTCCGCGCCCTTCATCCCCGATGCGGCCCGGACCATGGCCGACGCCATGGGCATGAACCCCACCTGGCCCGAAAGCGCCGAAACGGCACTCGCCGCCCTGAAGCCGGGACAGGCTTTCACCGTGCCCGACGTGCTCTTCGCCAAGATCGACGACGCCACGCGGGAGGATTGGGCCGCGCGCTTCGCAGGCGTCCGGGGCTGA
- the thrC gene encoding threonine synthase: MRYISTRGQAPVLTFEDTMLTGLARDGGLYVPETLPRMSAAEIAALAGLSYEDVAFRVMRPFVGESFTDAEFGDCIARAYAGFGHAARAPLKQLQDNHFLLELFHGPTLAFKDFAMQLIGQLFQTALARSGERVTIVGATSGDTGSAAMEAFRGLENVDVFILYPHGRVSDVQRRQMTTVSEANAHALAIDGTFDDAQARLKDMFNDFVFRDEVRLAGVNSINFARVLAQVVYYFTAAVALGAPHREVSFCVPTGNFGDIFAGYLAKRMGLPIARLVVATNQNDILHRALSTGDYVTQGVAPSISPSMDIQVSSNFERALFDAYGRDGAAVAQLMAELKAGGFHISQGALEALRSDFASGRASEAETSAMIARSRGEMGELLCPHSAVGVHVAQDFLGAVPMVTLATAHPAKFPDAVEAATGIRPALPARMADLFERPERVSRVPNDLTALEAHVREALAR, translated from the coding sequence ATGCGCTATATCTCGACCCGGGGTCAGGCCCCGGTGCTCACCTTCGAAGACACGATGCTGACGGGATTGGCGCGCGATGGCGGGCTTTACGTGCCCGAGACGCTGCCGCGCATGAGTGCCGCCGAGATCGCGGCGCTGGCGGGCCTGTCCTATGAGGACGTCGCCTTTCGCGTGATGCGGCCCTTCGTGGGCGAGAGTTTCACCGACGCCGAATTCGGCGATTGCATCGCGCGGGCCTATGCGGGGTTCGGCCATGCGGCGCGCGCGCCGCTCAAGCAATTGCAGGACAATCATTTCCTGCTCGAACTGTTCCACGGGCCGACGCTGGCCTTCAAGGATTTCGCGATGCAGCTGATCGGCCAGCTGTTCCAGACGGCGCTGGCGCGGTCGGGCGAGCGGGTGACCATCGTGGGGGCCACGAGCGGGGATACCGGATCAGCGGCGATGGAGGCGTTCCGGGGGCTCGAGAATGTCGATGTCTTCATCCTTTACCCGCATGGCCGGGTGTCGGATGTGCAGCGCCGCCAGATGACGACCGTGTCCGAGGCCAATGCCCATGCGCTGGCCATCGACGGCACGTTCGACGATGCGCAGGCGCGGTTGAAGGACATGTTCAACGATTTCGTCTTTCGCGACGAGGTGCGGCTGGCGGGCGTGAATTCGATCAATTTCGCCCGGGTTCTGGCGCAGGTGGTCTATTATTTCACCGCCGCCGTGGCGCTGGGGGCACCGCATCGCGAGGTGTCGTTCTGTGTGCCGACGGGGAATTTCGGCGATATCTTTGCCGGATACCTGGCCAAGAGGATGGGCTTGCCCATCGCGCGGCTGGTGGTGGCGACGAACCAGAACGATATCCTGCACCGGGCGCTGTCGACGGGGGATTACGTGACCCAAGGGGTTGCCCCCTCGATCAGCCCGTCGATGGATATCCAGGTGTCGTCCAATTTCGAGCGCGCGCTGTTCGATGCCTATGGGCGCGACGGGGCGGCGGTGGCGCAGTTGATGGCGGAGTTGAAGGCGGGGGGGTTCCATATCTCCCAAGGGGCGCTGGAGGCGTTGCGGAGCGATTTCGCGAGCGGGCGCGCGTCGGAGGCCGAAACCTCGGCCATGATCGCGCGATCAAGGGGCGAGATGGGCGAGCTTTTGTGCCCGCATTCGGCGGTGGGTGTGCATGTGGCGCAAGATTTCCTGGGGGCGGTGCCGATGGTGACGCTGGCCACCGCGCATCCGGCGAAATTCCCCGATGCGGTGGAGGCGGCCACGGGCATCAGGCCCGCGCTGCCCGCGCGCATGGCGGATCTGTTCGAGCGGCCCGAGCGGGTGAGCCGTGTGCCCAATGACCTGACAGCCCTCGAGGCCCATGTGCGCGAGGCGTTGGCCCGGTGA